The Paenibacillus sp. FSL R7-0204 genome includes a region encoding these proteins:
- a CDS encoding GAP1-N2 domain-containing protein yields the protein MNRLSGSMITQQMYTRERRGVYRSTEGFDTVAKSESLDNNFVKKILHPFCLYDAPAELTARGEKDEELYPPALHLFHTESNETVIGESRYLAADFTGQRSAFFAHNFVVPPIRSEEIVEGYGDWLHAGFARSYEGEPGGTLPELDSIPEATRPLDEPSDPRSVLSGLGFTEELFKALLQAVMLSVAGKKKIYVALDVPISELSQRAARLTEVIFAALPYDFRRRLGVITYAKEPQSRKYIHLTFVEKGSLRPGDRNIEKDYIFDLAGARFLNTDFGESRQIYADLAWKTLVEKGGSLRDFAKFADSLLLGESADRKLSLALYNELAVFYEIEQGNEALYTDNKNAILGGLLSYLKPEGKLDSRVRLNDMFLERFDREYDLIRKKGIPSTEILEQFKAYYALPGHNYRVKIVDYFINGMLNCQSGGREDVLAAAYGIIESDAELSEAFFKKVLSQSLFRRALFEPYLESRLAAAAGTADILRLVGHFGRSLPEVLQQAAVRDTFKEYLLEKLQRESDPVAAVTAVHEAVQQAEKQRRRGGVYPEALSVMEELGTVADRFLLNRISLDELTMEQLLEISFLRYRDTADWQPPLDAIAKRKANALRAAYRWFGEESPDEEIFAGLTPRELDDVQLLGARWLKEARSLEPFDRLPLAFYHSSEREGGPLDYDALLDLVVRKAGNDKETVYRFLDWSQHSWLFASSGKKLWPNYKRAVLRYFLKSDREAFKNREFRKNHLDTATPAMQTVYNEARAQLASPLARWVSRSRFQILISGSILGIILIAAVILLSQLGGRGKDTAAPVVSPSPLPAVTGGPL from the coding sequence GTGAACAGATTGTCAGGGTCCATGATCACCCAGCAGATGTATACCCGCGAGCGCCGTGGCGTATACCGGTCGACAGAGGGCTTCGATACGGTAGCGAAATCGGAGAGTCTCGATAATAATTTTGTCAAAAAAATCCTGCATCCCTTCTGCCTCTACGATGCCCCGGCTGAGCTTACGGCACGCGGCGAGAAGGATGAGGAGCTGTATCCTCCTGCGCTGCACCTGTTCCATACGGAGAGCAACGAGACTGTGATCGGAGAGAGCCGTTATCTGGCGGCGGATTTTACGGGGCAGCGGAGCGCTTTTTTTGCCCATAATTTCGTGGTGCCGCCTATCCGCTCCGAAGAGATTGTCGAGGGGTACGGGGACTGGCTGCATGCGGGGTTTGCCCGGAGCTATGAAGGGGAGCCTGGTGGGACACTGCCTGAACTGGATTCGATTCCTGAGGCAACACGTCCGCTGGACGAGCCGTCAGACCCGCGCAGCGTGTTGTCCGGTCTAGGCTTCACAGAAGAGCTGTTCAAAGCCCTGCTGCAGGCAGTGATGCTGTCCGTAGCCGGGAAGAAGAAAATCTATGTAGCGCTGGATGTACCCATCAGTGAGCTGTCGCAGCGTGCGGCCCGGCTGACGGAGGTCATCTTCGCTGCGCTGCCGTATGACTTCCGCCGCAGGCTGGGAGTGATCACGTATGCCAAGGAGCCGCAGAGCCGCAAATATATTCACCTGACCTTCGTGGAGAAGGGCTCTCTGCGTCCGGGTGACCGGAATATCGAGAAGGATTATATCTTCGATCTGGCAGGGGCAAGGTTCCTGAATACCGACTTCGGCGAGTCGCGGCAGATCTATGCCGATTTGGCCTGGAAGACGCTGGTGGAGAAGGGCGGAAGCCTCCGTGATTTCGCTAAGTTTGCCGACAGCCTGCTGCTCGGGGAGAGTGCGGACCGTAAGCTGTCGCTGGCGCTCTACAATGAGCTGGCGGTCTTTTATGAAATTGAGCAAGGCAACGAAGCCTTATATACAGATAACAAGAACGCTATACTCGGCGGCCTGTTGTCCTATCTGAAGCCGGAGGGGAAGCTGGACTCGCGGGTGCGGCTGAATGATATGTTCCTGGAGCGGTTCGACCGCGAATATGATCTGATCCGCAAGAAGGGGATTCCGTCAACGGAGATCCTGGAACAGTTCAAGGCGTATTACGCGCTGCCGGGCCATAATTACCGGGTAAAGATCGTCGATTACTTCATCAACGGGATGCTGAACTGCCAGTCCGGGGGCCGGGAGGATGTGCTGGCGGCGGCTTACGGGATTATTGAGAGCGATGCGGAGCTTAGTGAGGCGTTCTTCAAAAAAGTGCTGTCCCAATCTCTCTTCCGCAGAGCGCTGTTCGAGCCGTATCTGGAATCCCGGCTGGCAGCCGCTGCCGGAACTGCGGATATCCTCCGCCTCGTGGGCCACTTTGGCCGGAGTCTTCCGGAGGTGCTTCAGCAGGCAGCGGTACGGGATACCTTCAAGGAATATCTGCTGGAGAAGCTGCAGCGGGAATCCGATCCGGTAGCGGCGGTAACGGCTGTTCATGAAGCGGTCCAGCAGGCAGAGAAGCAGCGCCGCAGAGGTGGCGTATACCCGGAGGCCTTGTCCGTTATGGAGGAGCTCGGCACGGTTGCTGACCGCTTCCTGCTGAACCGGATCTCGCTGGACGAGCTGACGATGGAGCAGCTGCTGGAGATCTCGTTCCTGCGTTACCGGGATACGGCAGACTGGCAGCCGCCGCTCGATGCGATTGCGAAGCGCAAAGCGAATGCGCTTCGTGCAGCCTACCGCTGGTTCGGGGAGGAGTCGCCGGACGAGGAGATTTTTGCCGGACTGACGCCGCGTGAGCTGGACGATGTACAGCTGCTCGGCGCGCGGTGGCTGAAGGAAGCGCGGAGCCTTGAGCCGTTCGACCGGCTGCCGCTGGCCTTCTATCACAGCAGTGAACGTGAAGGCGGGCCGCTGGATTATGATGCGCTGCTGGATCTGGTGGTCCGCAAGGCGGGCAATGACAAGGAGACGGTGTACCGGTTCCTGGACTGGTCGCAGCATAGCTGGCTGTTCGCAAGCTCTGGCAAGAAGCTGTGGCCGAATTACAAGCGGGCTGTGCTGAGATATTTCCTGAAGAGCGACCGCGAGGCGTTCAAGAACCGGGAATTCCGCAAAAACCATCTCGACACAGCAACGCCTGCTATGCAGACTGTCTACAATGAAGCCCGCGCCCAGCTGGCTTCGCCGCTGGCGCGGTGGGTCAGCCGCAGCCGATTTCAAATCCTGATCTCAGGGAGCATCCTCGGGATCATTCTGATTGCGGCGGTTATCCTGCTGAGCCAGCTAGGGGGACGCGGCAAGGATACAGCCGCGCCGGTGGTCAGCCCCAGCCCGCTTCCGGCAGTGACCGGGGGGCCGCTGTAG
- a CDS encoding vWA domain-containing protein, giving the protein MQRKINLLLLLFSLLGAGVAFVLGELLLDRRPYDLPQMVLVGIYFAIVALCVGIGALVAETISPRLNGQSWKLRYLGTSWKMFPLMVVLLLGVGTLTEFVYELNFGGSKPVKNVVMVIDDSGSMSQSDPSDRRYAAAKNLVQQLKKDNKVAVVTFSNKASVVQPLLPLSKAANREKVMEVISSLKTTEGGTNISGALAEAMKVIHEDGADRGAMVILLSDGVSQFNTATELTDYVARGIKVNTIGLALDDPSGASLLQNIASSTGGQYYDVADANRLGDVFQQIYDRLGDRTLLTERSDQTADSPYYAVVRVLALMLLGTALGLGLGIVFDNRHLARSFSIGGAVSGLIAGLILESGLNGDTLWDPMTRLLALLVLAAILTLFTYIVPVGEGRLSRRGRAAGAANAPADSIHSPRRNRGSKGF; this is encoded by the coding sequence ATGCAGCGAAAAATCAATCTGCTCCTGCTGCTGTTCAGTCTGCTCGGCGCGGGTGTAGCGTTTGTGCTCGGTGAGCTGCTGCTGGACCGCAGGCCGTATGATTTACCTCAGATGGTGCTGGTCGGTATTTATTTTGCCATTGTGGCCTTATGTGTTGGAATAGGCGCTCTGGTCGCAGAGACGATCTCACCGAGGCTGAACGGACAGTCCTGGAAGCTGCGTTATCTGGGCACCTCATGGAAAATGTTCCCGCTCATGGTCGTGCTGCTGCTTGGCGTGGGCACGCTGACCGAGTTCGTGTATGAGCTGAACTTCGGCGGCAGCAAGCCGGTTAAGAATGTCGTCATGGTGATTGACGATTCCGGCAGCATGTCGCAGAGCGACCCGTCAGACCGGCGCTACGCGGCGGCCAAGAATCTGGTGCAGCAGCTCAAAAAAGACAACAAAGTCGCTGTAGTCACCTTCAGCAACAAGGCTTCCGTCGTCCAGCCGCTGCTCCCGCTCTCCAAAGCGGCGAACCGCGAGAAGGTCATGGAGGTCATCAGCAGCCTGAAGACGACCGAAGGCGGAACGAATATCAGCGGCGCGCTGGCCGAAGCGATGAAGGTGATTCATGAAGACGGCGCGGACCGCGGGGCGATGGTTATTCTTTTATCCGACGGTGTCAGCCAGTTCAATACCGCAACGGAGCTGACAGACTATGTGGCCCGGGGAATTAAAGTAAATACGATCGGGCTGGCCCTGGATGATCCGTCCGGCGCAAGTCTGCTCCAGAATATCGCCAGCAGCACCGGCGGACAGTATTATGATGTGGCCGATGCGAACCGGCTGGGCGATGTATTCCAGCAGATTTATGACCGTCTGGGCGACCGGACACTGCTGACCGAGCGCAGCGACCAGACGGCGGACAGCCCTTATTATGCTGTGGTGCGTGTGCTTGCATTGATGCTGCTCGGCACGGCGCTGGGTCTGGGCCTTGGCATTGTGTTCGATAACCGCCATCTGGCCCGGAGCTTCAGCATCGGGGGCGCGGTATCGGGACTTATTGCGGGGCTGATTCTGGAATCCGGCCTGAACGGCGACACGCTCTGGGACCCTATGACCCGGCTGCTGGCGCTGCTCGTTCTGGCGGCTATTCTCACCTTGTTCACATATATCGTGCCTGTAGGGGAAGGGCGCTTGTCGCGCCGGGGAAGAGCTGCGGGGGCTGCTAATGCGCCTGCGGACAGTATTCATTCACCCCGCCGTAACCGCGGCAGTAAAGGGTTCTAA
- a CDS encoding energy-coupling factor transporter transmembrane component T, giving the protein MSSGFRSMHPVVALLYYAGLLLFALLVFHPLFLATEIAGLLALLLLQGQGRRLVRGLPFMLLMAASVALLNPLFSHRGAHILFYWLDQPITLEAVLYGLMMMTMLLTIFIWFISYNYTVTTDKFMYLFAAAAPRTALLTLMAIRFVPLFQRRLRQITLIQRLRGVDTGTGSLKKRMTDGMTLLKVLLTWSLEEALQTGDSMTARGYGSTKRSTYTIYKADLQDKLVMLLLTVSGVVTLLFWVQGYGKLEIYPRMRPADFGWQEAVMYGSFCLFVLIPAGLEGKEKWLWRSSKHSNYPSDTLKKTGTHSMSYRSL; this is encoded by the coding sequence ATGAGCAGCGGCTTCCGTTCCATGCATCCGGTAGTAGCCCTGCTGTATTATGCAGGGCTGCTGCTATTCGCCCTGCTGGTCTTCCATCCGTTATTTCTGGCTACAGAGATAGCCGGACTGTTGGCGCTGCTGCTCTTACAGGGACAAGGGCGGAGGTTGGTGCGCGGCTTGCCTTTTATGCTGCTGATGGCAGCTTCCGTGGCCTTGCTGAACCCGCTGTTCTCGCATAGAGGTGCGCATATTTTGTTCTACTGGCTGGATCAGCCTATTACACTGGAAGCTGTGCTGTATGGACTCATGATGATGACAATGCTGCTTACTATTTTTATCTGGTTTATATCCTACAATTACACGGTAACCACTGATAAATTCATGTACCTGTTCGCGGCGGCTGCGCCGAGAACGGCGCTGCTGACGCTGATGGCCATCCGGTTCGTGCCGTTGTTCCAGCGGCGGCTGCGCCAGATTACCCTTATCCAGCGTCTGCGCGGGGTAGATACCGGTACGGGAAGCCTTAAGAAAAGAATGACAGACGGAATGACGCTGCTCAAAGTGCTGCTGACCTGGTCTCTGGAGGAAGCCCTCCAGACTGGAGACTCCATGACAGCCCGCGGCTACGGCAGCACCAAACGCAGCACTTACACGATATACAAGGCCGATTTGCAGGATAAGCTGGTGATGCTGCTGTTAACCGTTAGCGGTGTGGTTACGCTGCTGTTCTGGGTGCAGGGCTACGGCAAGCTGGAGATCTATCCCCGGATGAGACCGGCGGACTTCGGCTGGCAGGAGGCCGTCATGTACGGCAGCTTCTGCCTGTTCGTGCTCATTCCCGCCGGGCTGGAAGGAAAGGAGAAATGGTTATGGAGATCCTCAAAGCACAGCAATTATCCTTCCGATACCCTGAAGAAGACAGGGACACACTCCATGAGCTATCGTTCGTTATAG
- a CDS encoding ABC transporter ATP-binding protein has product MEILKAQQLSFRYPEEDRDTLHELSFVIEEGEFVVLCGPSGSGKTTLLRHLKRELAPVGSSSGTLTYKGQPLSGLPAAVAAGEIGMVFQNPDAQIVMDTVWHELAFSMENLGLPPAVMRTRLAEICGLFGLEPLLYRPVHELSGGQKQLMNLASVLLLQPKVLLLDEPTSQLDPVAAREFIMALQRLNEEMAVTVIISEHRLEEVLPLADRVLMLEDGKLLADAAPRLFARQTGSGALTSAGRYLPAASRLYLSLSPEADSAAPENIPLTVREGRRWLHSLMAGTDAAAGAELVNNLNRAAASLLTCREVSFRYEKEGREVLRKLSLTLKQGELLAVMGGNGAGKSTLLHVLNGLMKPQRGKIELAKGKTTGLLAQNPLLYFSYDTVAEELQHMGSYAGLSPEAAASRIEALLEVFQLREVLQSHPHDLSGGQQQQTALAMMLLMKPDILLLDEPTKGLDPAAKDRLAGLLQQLRGQGISILIVTHDVEFAAKHATRCALLFDGGITAEGTPAEFFSSNYFYTTAVNRMVRDWLPQALTIEDVIRTWPASAYRC; this is encoded by the coding sequence ATGGAGATCCTCAAAGCACAGCAATTATCCTTCCGATACCCTGAAGAAGACAGGGACACACTCCATGAGCTATCGTTCGTTATAGAAGAGGGTGAATTTGTCGTGCTCTGCGGCCCGTCCGGCAGCGGCAAGACCACCCTGCTGCGCCATCTGAAGCGGGAACTCGCCCCGGTAGGTTCATCCAGCGGAACCTTGACCTACAAAGGGCAGCCGTTGTCCGGGCTTCCGGCAGCGGTGGCCGCCGGGGAGATCGGGATGGTCTTCCAGAACCCGGATGCACAGATAGTGATGGATACGGTCTGGCATGAACTGGCCTTCTCCATGGAGAACCTGGGGCTACCGCCTGCTGTCATGCGGACCCGGCTGGCGGAGATCTGCGGCTTGTTCGGGCTGGAGCCGCTGCTCTACCGTCCGGTACATGAGCTGTCAGGCGGACAAAAGCAGCTCATGAACCTGGCTTCAGTACTGCTTCTTCAGCCCAAGGTGCTGCTGCTGGATGAACCAACCTCCCAGCTTGATCCTGTTGCTGCGCGGGAATTCATTATGGCGCTGCAGCGGCTTAACGAGGAAATGGCGGTCACGGTGATCATCAGCGAGCACAGGCTGGAGGAGGTGCTGCCGCTGGCTGATCGTGTGCTGATGCTGGAAGACGGCAAGCTGCTGGCAGATGCCGCTCCCCGTCTGTTCGCCCGGCAGACCGGCAGCGGGGCCTTAACCTCGGCTGGGCGTTACTTGCCAGCCGCCTCACGGCTCTATTTGTCTCTGTCCCCGGAAGCGGATTCGGCTGCGCCGGAGAATATTCCGCTGACCGTGCGTGAGGGGAGACGCTGGCTGCATTCCCTGATGGCAGGAACGGACGCTGCCGCAGGCGCTGAACTGGTTAATAACTTGAATAGGGCCGCAGCGTCTCTGCTCACCTGCCGCGAAGTGAGCTTCCGGTATGAGAAGGAGGGCCGGGAGGTCCTGAGGAAGCTCTCGCTGACACTTAAGCAGGGAGAGCTCCTGGCAGTCATGGGCGGGAACGGCGCAGGCAAGTCCACCTTGCTGCATGTGCTGAACGGGCTGATGAAGCCGCAGCGCGGCAAGATAGAGCTGGCTAAGGGCAAGACTACCGGCCTGCTGGCGCAGAATCCGCTGCTCTATTTCAGTTATGATACGGTGGCTGAGGAGTTGCAGCATATGGGCAGCTACGCCGGGTTATCCCCTGAGGCAGCAGCAAGCCGGATTGAGGCTTTGCTCGAAGTGTTTCAGCTCCGTGAGGTGCTGCAGAGTCATCCGCATGATCTCAGCGGCGGGCAGCAGCAACAGACCGCGCTTGCCATGATGCTGCTCATGAAGCCGGATATTCTGCTGCTGGATGAGCCGACCAAGGGGCTTGATCCGGCCGCCAAAGACAGGCTGGCTGGCCTGCTTCAGCAATTACGCGGGCAGGGAATCAGTATTCTTATCGTAACGCATGATGTAGAGTTCGCGGCTAAGCATGCAACACGCTGTGCACTCTTGTTTGATGGGGGGATTACGGCAGAGGGCACACCGGCTGAGTTCTTCAGCAGCAATTACTTCTATACCACGGCAGTCAACCGGATGGTGCGGGACTGGCTGCCACAGGCATTGACAATAGAGGATGTGATTCGCACATGGCCCGCTTCCGCATACCGCTGCTAA
- a CDS encoding S-layer homology domain-containing protein, translating into MKNHSLSSRFTRLGLAVIMLFALLGAAVAPAGQAAAAQAGVTSAPAVSALPASEAASVTAAVYATAEFMLKNGVQSDWQAIGLAQAGYKVPASYLKALEGKVAEAKGVFARATDYARITLAVKALGGDPANVAGYNLIEKLYNHEAITGQTLNNPVYALLALDSGSYTIPANAKWTQSKLLAEILAKQNPDGGFTLTTGASDPDMTAMVLTALAGHKQEAAVNTAGQRAAAWLAKAQDKNGGYGESSESVAQAIIGLSAFGIDPAGAEYTKGQINLVSKLLSFSAADGGFVHTAGGSSNPLSTEQALEALVAYKLFGTGGKLFDFSGTPVKNPQVSVSVTVEGPNGTLAEGSVYAGNVLKALEKTAAAKRLALVNEAGNYVTGIGGVVAGTFGGYDGWMYVVARGGAWIYPSVGMGDFALEENDRIVVYYGGDNTQVVDAVTVTPAQPQPGQDLKVQVTQKQWVWNEATFTSDPVTSPSAGVQVTIGGKTAVTDAAGLAVVAGGLPANKYTLTVTGYLKDKTPAIVRHTVPVTVASAAADRPDFADVKSISPWALESVYTAYDRKLMNGVSEGSLLFAPKKNITRAEFAALLLRLTGNEPSAAASAGAFSDVKAGTWYYGTVNRAKELGIISGVTAKTFKPDGLVTRQDMAVMMVRAFKLDAAGAGAGAGKFSDEDKISDYAISAVRTVTGLGYMSGTGGAFEPTAVVTREMAAAVAVRLP; encoded by the coding sequence ATGAAAAACCATTCTCTATCATCCAGGTTCACACGGCTGGGACTTGCTGTCATTATGCTGTTTGCACTGCTTGGAGCAGCTGTAGCCCCGGCAGGACAAGCTGCTGCTGCACAGGCAGGCGTGACTTCCGCACCTGCGGTATCCGCTCTGCCCGCAAGTGAGGCAGCCAGCGTAACCGCTGCGGTCTATGCTACTGCAGAATTCATGCTGAAGAACGGAGTCCAGTCGGACTGGCAGGCGATTGGCCTTGCGCAAGCAGGCTACAAGGTTCCAGCCAGCTATCTGAAGGCGCTTGAGGGTAAGGTGGCTGAGGCTAAGGGGGTTTTTGCCAGAGCTACGGACTATGCCCGGATCACGCTTGCCGTTAAGGCACTGGGCGGCGACCCGGCGAATGTGGCAGGCTATAACCTGATCGAGAAGCTCTACAATCACGAAGCAATTACCGGCCAGACGCTGAATAATCCGGTCTATGCCCTGCTTGCATTGGATTCCGGCAGTTATACAATCCCGGCAAATGCGAAATGGACACAGTCTAAGCTGCTGGCAGAGATTCTGGCGAAGCAGAACCCGGACGGCGGCTTCACCCTGACCACGGGTGCGAGTGATCCGGATATGACAGCGATGGTGCTGACCGCACTGGCTGGACATAAGCAGGAAGCAGCAGTGAATACTGCCGGTCAGCGGGCGGCTGCCTGGCTGGCTAAGGCACAGGACAAGAACGGCGGATATGGCGAGAGCAGTGAGAGTGTAGCTCAGGCCATTATCGGTCTGTCTGCCTTCGGCATTGATCCGGCGGGAGCAGAGTATACGAAAGGCCAGATTAATCTGGTCAGCAAGCTGCTGAGCTTCAGCGCAGCAGATGGCGGATTTGTCCACACTGCGGGCGGCAGCTCCAATCCGCTCTCAACGGAGCAGGCACTGGAGGCTTTGGTAGCGTACAAGCTGTTTGGAACAGGCGGTAAGCTCTTTGATTTTAGCGGCACACCAGTGAAGAATCCTCAGGTAAGTGTCTCGGTTACAGTTGAAGGTCCGAATGGAACGTTGGCTGAGGGCAGCGTGTACGCCGGAAATGTGCTTAAGGCACTGGAAAAGACAGCAGCAGCCAAGCGCCTGGCCCTGGTCAATGAAGCAGGCAATTATGTGACGGGGATCGGCGGCGTGGTTGCGGGTACTTTTGGCGGATATGATGGCTGGATGTATGTAGTCGCACGCGGCGGAGCATGGATCTATCCAAGTGTAGGGATGGGAGACTTCGCGCTGGAGGAGAATGACCGCATTGTGGTCTATTATGGCGGGGACAACACGCAGGTGGTTGATGCTGTAACTGTGACTCCCGCACAGCCGCAGCCTGGACAAGATCTGAAGGTGCAGGTAACCCAGAAGCAATGGGTCTGGAATGAGGCGACCTTCACCTCCGATCCGGTAACTTCACCGTCAGCAGGCGTACAGGTAACCATCGGCGGCAAAACGGCAGTTACAGATGCTGCGGGCCTGGCTGTTGTGGCTGGTGGTCTTCCAGCGAATAAATACACTCTGACGGTTACAGGATATCTTAAGGATAAAACCCCGGCCATCGTGCGTCATACAGTCCCGGTAACGGTGGCTTCTGCGGCGGCGGACCGTCCGGATTTTGCCGATGTGAAGTCGATCTCGCCTTGGGCGCTGGAGTCGGTATACACGGCGTATGACCGCAAGCTGATGAATGGTGTGAGTGAGGGCAGTCTGCTGTTTGCACCGAAAAAGAATATTACCCGTGCTGAATTTGCAGCGCTGCTGCTGCGCTTAACCGGGAACGAGCCGTCTGCGGCGGCTTCCGCTGGGGCCTTCAGTGATGTTAAGGCCGGTACATGGTATTATGGAACAGTGAACCGGGCGAAGGAGCTTGGAATCATCAGCGGCGTGACGGCCAAAACGTTCAAACCGGACGGGCTGGTTACGCGCCAGGACATGGCTGTGATGATGGTTAGAGCTTTTAAGCTGGATGCAGCTGGAGCAGGAGCAGGCGCTGGTAAGTTCAGCGACGAAGATAAGATTAGTGACTACGCAATATCCGCTGTCCGTACGGTAACGGGACTTGGATATATGAGCGGCACCGGTGGCGCATTCGAGCCTACTGCTGTCGTAACCCGTGAGATGGCTGCTGCTGTAGCGGTTAGATTGCCATAG
- a CDS encoding DUF4430 domain-containing protein produces MFNQFKIGLGRLAPLLLLLMVLLLPGCSSAQPDQAGSGTQPPAGTPAAQTPRPGDEAAPLPGAAEGTAVPSAPADGTAAPASPGAAATQPPAGASKPAKSPASPGAAATQPSAGASEPAKPAATPKPPTPKPVPAATAKPPAATRSPAATPKPDNVVTLSITGDEEHGVILAAAQYEIKKGESVLDLLKRITRGQKIQMEYQGSKAFAYVEGIDNLYESDHGAESGWMYKVNGEFPSKAAGSWIVEPGDTIEWLYTLDLGKDLGAKAP; encoded by the coding sequence ATGTTCAATCAATTTAAAATTGGCCTGGGAAGGCTGGCTCCGCTGCTTCTCCTGCTGATGGTATTGCTGCTCCCCGGCTGCTCCTCTGCGCAGCCGGATCAGGCAGGCAGCGGCACGCAGCCGCCCGCCGGGACCCCGGCCGCGCAGACGCCGCGGCCTGGAGACGAAGCGGCTCCGCTGCCGGGAGCCGCTGAGGGCACTGCCGTACCATCCGCCCCTGCGGATGGTACGGCAGCTCCAGCGTCGCCAGGCGCAGCGGCGACGCAGCCACCGGCGGGCGCGAGCAAGCCCGCCAAGTCCCCGGCGTCGCCAGGCGCAGCGGCGACGCAGCCTTCGGCGGGCGCGAGCGAGCCCGCCAAGCCGGCGGCCACACCCAAGCCGCCGACCCCCAAGCCCGTGCCAGCGGCCACGGCTAAGCCGCCAGCCGCTACGCGCTCTCCGGCGGCCACGCCCAAGCCGGACAACGTGGTCACCCTCTCCATCACCGGAGATGAGGAGCATGGCGTGATTCTGGCCGCCGCCCAGTACGAGATCAAGAAGGGTGAGAGTGTGCTGGACCTGCTGAAGCGGATTACACGGGGGCAGAAGATTCAGATGGAATATCAGGGCAGCAAGGCATTTGCTTACGTGGAAGGTATAGATAATTTGTACGAGAGTGACCACGGGGCAGAGAGCGGCTGGATGTACAAGGTCAATGGAGAATTTCCGTCCAAGGCTGCGGGCAGCTGGATCGTCGAGCCCGGGGATACCATCGAGTGGCTGTATACGCTTGATCTAGGCAAAGACCTGGGGGCCAAAGCACCATGA
- a CDS encoding beta-mannanase — protein sequence MKYAEADAGAPVITEVVSRVEDRFCTLRWRWPDGVQAVYIHKASAEAPDSHEHPPPGMKLYTREEYKANNGYRDRLDEIGMVAYTIYVRLSENGETLLVRQQDGGNRALVSAGKARIYYAVQHKKGLFSKLKTVQMTITAEVPVPKEVLCYVKKRDAHPSSKEDGARFPFVQDFAPGRNQLPPIEVGKDDFIRVFFTDGPKYGTYYELVPE from the coding sequence ATGAAGTACGCCGAGGCAGACGCTGGAGCACCGGTGATTACCGAAGTTGTATCCAGAGTGGAGGACCGGTTCTGTACGCTGCGCTGGCGCTGGCCGGACGGTGTACAGGCGGTGTATATTCATAAGGCCTCTGCGGAGGCGCCGGACAGTCATGAGCATCCGCCTCCGGGCATGAAGCTCTACACGCGTGAAGAATACAAAGCGAATAACGGGTACCGGGACCGGCTGGACGAGATCGGGATGGTGGCTTATACCATTTACGTACGGCTCAGTGAGAATGGGGAGACGCTGCTGGTCCGCCAGCAGGATGGCGGGAACCGGGCGCTTGTCAGCGCGGGCAAAGCGAGGATCTACTACGCGGTCCAGCACAAAAAAGGGTTGTTCAGTAAGCTGAAAACCGTGCAGATGACGATCACTGCCGAGGTGCCGGTGCCGAAGGAAGTGCTCTGCTACGTCAAAAAGCGGGATGCGCATCCATCCTCCAAGGAGGACGGTGCAAGGTTCCCGTTCGTCCAGGACTTCGCTCCCGGGCGCAACCAGCTCCCGCCGATTGAGGTCGGCAAGGACGACTTCATCCGTGTTTTTTTCACCGATGGGCCTAAATACGGGACTTATTATGAGCTGGTTCCCGAGTGA
- a CDS encoding ECF transporter S component, producing MARFRIPLLIALGLFIAGLALTAAFTDRHYVLLSVVLLLAALLPLFIRLERRPRKSRELVLLAVLSAIAAVSRIPFAALPGVKPVSAVVILSAYVFGAEAGFVIGAIAALVSNIYFGQGPWTPWQMFAWGMTGLTAGWLRRSWLLCRRAGLLIFGFIWGFLFGWIMNIWVLLSLPDAFSWRLVAVTFAASFYFDLAHALSNVFFLAVLAGGWTKVLQRFRKKYGLLQE from the coding sequence ATGGCCCGCTTCCGCATACCGCTGCTAATTGCCCTGGGACTCTTCATCGCCGGGCTTGCGCTTACCGCAGCATTCACTGACAGGCATTATGTGTTGCTTAGCGTAGTGCTGCTGCTGGCCGCTCTCCTGCCGCTGTTCATCCGGCTGGAGCGCCGCCCGCGCAAGTCCCGTGAACTCGTGCTGCTGGCTGTGTTGTCCGCTATTGCTGCGGTCAGCCGGATTCCTTTTGCCGCATTGCCGGGGGTAAAGCCTGTGTCAGCCGTTGTCATCCTCTCCGCTTATGTCTTCGGGGCAGAGGCGGGATTCGTCATCGGTGCAATCGCTGCGCTGGTCTCTAATATTTACTTCGGGCAGGGACCCTGGACACCATGGCAGATGTTTGCCTGGGGCATGACCGGACTTACAGCCGGGTGGCTACGGAGGAGCTGGCTATTGTGCCGGCGGGCCGGGCTGCTGATTTTTGGCTTCATCTGGGGGTTCCTGTTCGGCTGGATTATGAATATCTGGGTCCTGCTCAGTCTGCCGGATGCCTTTAGCTGGCGGCTGGTTGCCGTTACGTTTGCCGCAAGCTTTTATTTCGATCTGGCCCATGCCTTGTCGAATGTATTCTTCTTAGCGGTGCTGGCCGGAGGGTGGACCAAGGTGCTGCAGAGATTCCGCAAGAAATATGGCTTGCTTCAAGAGTGA